AAAAGAACTTATAAAAATTTTAACTGAATATTGGAAAGATGTAGTAAAAAGATTAGTCGAATTAAAACCAGATATGATATCTTTTGGAGATGACTTAGGACATCAAAACACACTTCCAATAAACCCTCAAACATGGAGGGAGTTGATAAAGCCATCTTATAAAGAAATTTTTTCTATTTGTAGAGAAAAGGGTATTGAAGTTTATTTGCATAGTGATGGATATATTGTTGATATTATTCCCGACCTTATAGATGTTGGAGTAACAATTCTAAACCCTCAGGATCTTGTAAATGGATTAGATTATCTTGAAAAAATTGCAAAAGGAAAAGTAACAATAGACCTTGACATTGATAGACAAAAAATAACTGTATTTGGTAAACCAAAAAACATTGAAAACCATATAAAAAATTGTGTTGAAAAACTTGGTTCTAAAAATGGTGGTTTATTACTTTTGTATGGTGCTTATCCGGGAACACCAAAAGAAAATATCGCTGCTGTTATAAAATCAATGCAAAAATATCACAATTTCTGGGTGTAATTAAAAGTTGAAAAAAAAGGAAAATATATGAAAATTTATGATGAAAAAACATACTTAGTTCAACAAAATACTTCTAATTTAAAAACAATTGAAATAAAAGAAAAAATGATAAAACATTTATTAAGTAAATATTTTATTAAAAATATGAATGATTGGGCAGGAATAGAAAGTGATTTAATAATTGCTGACCCACCCTTTGGAATTAAATTTAGTGGAAAACCTACAAATTATCATAGAAATGCTGAAAATGTAGTTGATGGCTATGTAGAATGGGGTGTATCAGAATATGGAAAAAAAATTCAGGAATTGTTAGAGTGTATTAAAAGAAATTTAAAAGAAAATGGTCAGGCATTGATTTTTTCTGGATGGAATAATAGTAATATTATTCAAGATATACTTATGAGATTTAAAGGACTAAAATTAAGAAGTAAGATGTATTGGATGTATAATTTTGCCCCTGTTTGTAGAAAAAAACCATCCCATAATGTTTATGAAATTTTTTGGATAACAAAAAGTGAAAAATGGACTTATAATAAGAGATGCAACACCGAACATTGCCAGATAGGAGAACCAAATTTAACTACCTTAAATTTTAAAAGGGACTACAAAGTTAATATGCCAAAATATCCAACACGACTTCCATTTAAACTTTTACAGTGTCTAATAGAGCACTTTTCTAATAAAAATGACTTAATTTTTGACCCTTTATGTGGAAGTGGAATGGTAGGAGTTGTTTCATACATTTTGAAACGGGATTTTATTATAGGTGACTTAAATAAAAATGGGAAGTTTGTTTTTAAATATCTTTTAGATTATTATCTGAACAAAAATGGCTTAATTCAAGATACTCAGGAAAACTATATTGCATGAAAATTAGCAAGTATTAGAAAAACAGAGTTGGTGCGTCATTTCCCCACTTTGATAAACCGACTGAGGTAGCAAAGATTAACAAGCAGAGTTGGTGCCGTAATGTATTTCAATAGGCACAACGGGAGTTAAGGGGGATTTAGGAAATGTAAAGTGTAAAGGGAAAAATGTAAAATAAAAAACCCCCTCACTCTAACTCCTCGGGCGTAAGCCCTACGGGCGAGCCTCTCCCCTGCGGGAAGAGGGAAAAAAGAGGGGAATGTATTTTCTTCTCCACTTGGGAGAAAAAATAAATAACCAAAATTTTGGCAGAATACAATATAAAGATGGAGGAAAAAGATGAAAATAAAAGGAAAGGTATGGAAATTTGGAGACCATGTAAATACTGATGATATAATTTCTGCAAGATACTTAAATACAACTGATGAAAAAGAACTTGCATCACATTGTATGGAAACAATAAGACCTGACTTTGTAAAAAAAGTTCAGAAAGGTGATATAATTGTTGCAGGAGAAAATTTTGGATGTGGAAGTAGTAGAGAACATGCTCCAATAGCAATTAAGGAATGTAGTATTTCAGTAGTTATTGCAAAAAGTTTTGCAAGAATTTTTTTCAGAAATTCAATAAATATTGGACTTCCCCTTATTGAACTGGAAGAAGTGAACAGAATTAATGAAGGAAACATACTTGAAATTGACCTTGAAAACGGAATAATAAATAATTTAACAAATGGTGAAATTTATAAATTTTCTAAATATCCTGAATTTTTACAGGAAATTGTTAAAAATGGAGGGTTAATGCAATGGGTAAAAAAGAAATATATAAAATCGGTGTAATTGGTGGTGATGGAATTGGTCCTGAAATTATAAGACAGGGTATTAAGGTTTTACAGGCAGTTGGAGAAAGAGAAAATATTAAATTTGAGTTCATTGAATATGATTTTGGAGGAGAAAGATATTTAAAAACAGGAGAAACATTACCTTCCAGTGCAATTGATGAATTCAGAAAATTAGACGCAATATATTTAGGAGCAGTTGGGCATCCTGATGTGCAACCTGGAATATTAGAAAAAGAAATACTCTTGAAAATAAGGTTTGAACTTGACCAGTACATAAATTTAAGACCTGTAAAACTTTATCCAGGTGTATGGTGTCCATTAAAAGATAAAAATGAGAAAGATATTGACTATGTAATTGTTAGAGAAAATACTGAGGGACTATATTGTGGAATAGGAGGAAATTTTAAAAAAGAAACAAAAGATGAAGTTGCGACACAACTTGAAATAAATACAAGAAAGGGAGTTGAAAGATGTATAAAATATGCATTTGAATATGCAAGAAAAAGAAATAAAGAGAAAAAATTAACTGTTGTTGATAAAGCAAATGTCCTAACTTATGCAGGAGACCTCTGGAGAAGAACAGCAAGTCAATTAAGTTGTAATTATCCAGATATAAAACTTGATTTTGCTTTTGTTGATGCTACCTGTATGTGGATGGTAAAAAATCCTGAATGGTTTGATGTAGTTGTGACAAATAATATGTTTGGAGATATAATAACAGACCTTGGGGCAATAACTCAGGGTGGTCTTGGAATAGCAGCAGGAGGAAATATAAATCCAGAAGGTGTGAGTATGTTTGAGCCAATACATGGTTCTGCTCCTAAATATGCAGGGAAAAATGTTGCATGTCCTCTTGCTACAATATCAGCAGGTGGTATGATGCTTGAAACACTTGGAGAAGAAAAGGCAGCAAATTTAATAGAAAAGGCAATTATAAAAGCATTAGGAGAAGGATATATAAAAAGTTTAGAAGCAGGGAAAATGGGGTTAACAACGGATGAAGTTGGGGATTTAATATCAAAATTTGTTAAAGAAATTAATGAATAAAAAAATAGATTATCTTTACTTATGTAAAATCAGAATTAGAGGGATGGAGAATTAAAGAAAAACTTGAAACAGAAGGGATACCCGTTATTATCCAGCAAGAAGCAACAGGAAAAA
The bacterium DNA segment above includes these coding regions:
- a CDS encoding uroporphyrinogen decarboxylase family protein, whose amino-acid sequence is MKNWEKKETFLKIIQRKGKGIIPARVSIIATIWDSDPEFFENLKKEYPDVSLNVSRNLEREKENFKKDQWGCIWHFPGNYLDGQVIEHPLSSWDLFKNFTPPNPAEHRDWILTKKEIEEVKKEGGFSSVGVEHGFFYLRLTYLRGFNNLMIDIGSKEPKLKELIKILTEYWKDVVKRLVELKPDMISFGDDLGHQNTLPINPQTWRELIKPSYKEIFSICREKGIEVYLHSDGYIVDIIPDLIDVGVTILNPQDLVNGLDYLEKIAKGKVTIDLDIDRQKITVFGKPKNIENHIKNCVEKLGSKNGGLLLLYGAYPGTPKENIAAVIKSMQKYHNFWV
- a CDS encoding site-specific DNA-methyltransferase; the protein is MKIYDEKTYLVQQNTSNLKTIEIKEKMIKHLLSKYFIKNMNDWAGIESDLIIADPPFGIKFSGKPTNYHRNAENVVDGYVEWGVSEYGKKIQELLECIKRNLKENGQALIFSGWNNSNIIQDILMRFKGLKLRSKMYWMYNFAPVCRKKPSHNVYEIFWITKSEKWTYNKRCNTEHCQIGEPNLTTLNFKRDYKVNMPKYPTRLPFKLLQCLIEHFSNKNDLIFDPLCGSGMVGVVSYILKRDFIIGDLNKNGKFVFKYLLDYYLNKNGLIQDTQENYIA
- the leuD gene encoding 3-isopropylmalate dehydratase small subunit, yielding MKIKGKVWKFGDHVNTDDIISARYLNTTDEKELASHCMETIRPDFVKKVQKGDIIVAGENFGCGSSREHAPIAIKECSISVVIAKSFARIFFRNSINIGLPLIELEEVNRINEGNILEIDLENGIINNLTNGEIYKFSKYPEFLQEIVKNGGLMQWVKKKYIKSV
- a CDS encoding 3-isopropylmalate dehydrogenase, which gives rise to MGKKEIYKIGVIGGDGIGPEIIRQGIKVLQAVGERENIKFEFIEYDFGGERYLKTGETLPSSAIDEFRKLDAIYLGAVGHPDVQPGILEKEILLKIRFELDQYINLRPVKLYPGVWCPLKDKNEKDIDYVIVRENTEGLYCGIGGNFKKETKDEVATQLEINTRKGVERCIKYAFEYARKRNKEKKLTVVDKANVLTYAGDLWRRTASQLSCNYPDIKLDFAFVDATCMWMVKNPEWFDVVVTNNMFGDIITDLGAITQGGLGIAAGGNINPEGVSMFEPIHGSAPKYAGKNVACPLATISAGGMMLETLGEEKAANLIEKAIIKALGEGYIKSLEAGKMGLTTDEVGDLISKFVKEINE